Proteins co-encoded in one Kutzneria chonburiensis genomic window:
- a CDS encoding glycoside hydrolase family 6 protein, protein MPATASPGSRRTRLISGLSALTALGLTAGFLVATGNEASAATACKVDYSVNQWSTGFTGTVTVTNLGDAIANGWTVGWDFAGNQQVQQGWSATVTQSGQHVSAAGPDWAKSLATGASATFGFNASYSGTNAVPAAFTLNGTTCTGSAPPTTTTTTTTTTTTTTTTGNPPPPGTHVDNPYAGAKGYVNPDWSSEVTAAAATAGGTLGSKMSKVANTSTAVWLDRIAAIAGTDTQRGLRAHLDAALAQATGGTPVVAQFVIYDLPNRDCAALASNGELQVSQDGLSKYKSQYIDPIAAIMADPKYASLRIVNIVEPDSLPNLVTNTSMAKCAEAQSSGAYVQGVQYALNKLHAISNVYNYIDIAHSAWLGWDSNLQPAVNLITQTIRGTTAGVNSVDGFISDTANDTPVTEPYLTDSSLNVGGQPLKSATFYQWNPYFDESHYDNAMYSAFVAAGMPSSIGMLIDTSRNGWGGSARPTGASGSTVDTYVNSGRIDRRLARGNWCNQDGAGLGQRPTASPAPHFDAYVWIKPPGESDGASKSIPNDEGKGADPMCDPTFHGSQQANGGNLTGALPDAPLSGHWFQAQFAQLVTNAYPPVQ, encoded by the coding sequence ATGCCTGCAACCGCATCACCCGGCTCCCGTCGCACCCGTCTGATCAGCGGGCTGTCCGCGCTCACCGCCCTCGGACTGACCGCGGGCTTCCTGGTCGCCACGGGCAACGAGGCCTCGGCCGCCACCGCCTGCAAGGTCGACTACTCGGTCAATCAGTGGAGCACCGGCTTCACCGGCACGGTCACCGTGACCAACCTCGGCGACGCCATCGCCAACGGCTGGACGGTCGGCTGGGACTTCGCCGGCAACCAGCAGGTGCAACAGGGCTGGAGCGCCACGGTCACGCAGTCCGGCCAGCACGTCAGCGCCGCCGGCCCGGACTGGGCGAAGTCACTGGCCACCGGTGCGTCCGCGACCTTCGGCTTCAACGCCTCCTACTCCGGCACGAACGCCGTCCCGGCCGCCTTCACGCTCAACGGCACCACCTGCACCGGTTCCGCGCCACCCACCACGACGACCACCACCACGACAACGACCACGACGACCACCACGACCGGCAACCCGCCGCCGCCCGGGACCCACGTGGACAACCCCTACGCCGGCGCGAAGGGCTACGTGAACCCGGACTGGTCGAGCGAGGTCACCGCCGCCGCGGCGACCGCCGGCGGCACGCTCGGCAGCAAGATGTCCAAGGTGGCCAACACCTCCACGGCGGTGTGGCTGGACCGGATCGCCGCCATCGCCGGCACCGACACCCAGCGCGGGCTGCGCGCCCACCTGGACGCCGCGCTCGCGCAGGCCACCGGCGGCACGCCCGTCGTCGCCCAGTTCGTGATCTACGACCTGCCGAACCGGGACTGCGCCGCGCTGGCCTCCAACGGCGAGCTCCAGGTCAGCCAGGACGGCCTGAGCAAGTACAAGTCCCAGTACATCGACCCGATCGCGGCGATCATGGCCGACCCGAAGTACGCGAGCCTGCGCATCGTGAACATCGTCGAACCGGACTCGCTGCCCAACCTCGTCACCAACACCTCGATGGCCAAGTGCGCGGAGGCCCAGTCCAGCGGCGCCTACGTGCAGGGTGTGCAGTACGCGCTGAACAAGCTGCACGCGATCAGCAACGTCTACAACTACATCGACATCGCGCACTCGGCCTGGTTGGGCTGGGACAGCAACCTGCAGCCGGCGGTCAACCTGATCACGCAGACGATCAGGGGCACCACGGCCGGCGTGAACAGCGTTGACGGCTTCATCAGCGACACCGCCAACGACACGCCGGTCACCGAGCCGTACCTGACCGACTCCAGCCTGAACGTCGGCGGGCAGCCGCTCAAGTCGGCCACCTTCTACCAGTGGAACCCGTACTTCGACGAGTCCCACTACGACAACGCGATGTACAGCGCGTTCGTGGCGGCGGGTATGCCGAGCAGCATCGGCATGCTGATCGACACCTCGCGCAACGGCTGGGGCGGCTCGGCCCGGCCGACCGGCGCCAGCGGGTCCACAGTGGACACCTACGTCAACTCCGGGCGGATCGACCGGCGGCTGGCCCGTGGCAACTGGTGCAACCAGGACGGCGCCGGCCTCGGCCAGCGACCGACCGCCAGCCCGGCGCCGCACTTCGACGCCTACGTGTGGATCAAGCCGCCGGGTGAGTCGGACGGGGCCAGCAAGTCGATCCCGAACGACGAGGGCAAGGGCGCCGATCCGATGTGCGACCCGACCTTCCACGGCAGCCAGCAGGCCAACGGCGGCAACCTGACCGGCGCCCTGCCCGACGCGCCGCTGTCCGGGCACTGGTTCCAGGCGCAGTTCGCGCAGCTGGTCACCAACGCCTACCCGCCGGTGCAGTAG
- a CDS encoding cellulose binding domain-containing protein has translation MRRRLRVALGAVAALIAALITPTVNANAAAVACTVVYTTNDWSNGFTANVALTNNGPALTSWSLTWTFLDGQQVQQGWSATITQSGAKVTANNLSYNGNLPTGASTSFGFNGSKGAANRPPTDFAVNGTACTGPNQAPTVSLTSPRATDTYNAPATIPLAATASDSDGTISKVEFYAGDTLLATDTTAPYAGSWTNVPAGTYSITAKAYDDKGASTSSSPVAVKVLSGPTIVASPATVSVKQGSTATFGVSLASAPTASVTVNIARTSGSADLTASPTSLTFTPSNWQTAQNVTVTSADNGETWVPRSSPPRPPATRPARSP, from the coding sequence ATGCGTCGACGACTGCGGGTCGCCCTTGGCGCCGTGGCGGCGCTGATCGCCGCCCTGATCACACCGACTGTTAACGCCAACGCGGCGGCCGTGGCCTGCACGGTCGTCTATACCACCAACGACTGGTCCAACGGCTTCACCGCCAACGTGGCCCTCACCAACAACGGCCCGGCGCTGACCAGCTGGTCGCTGACCTGGACCTTCCTGGACGGCCAGCAGGTGCAGCAGGGCTGGAGCGCCACCATCACCCAGTCCGGCGCCAAAGTTACCGCTAACAACCTGAGCTACAACGGGAATCTGCCGACGGGTGCGTCCACGTCCTTCGGCTTCAACGGCAGCAAGGGCGCGGCCAACCGGCCGCCGACGGACTTCGCCGTCAACGGCACCGCCTGCACCGGCCCGAACCAGGCCCCGACGGTGTCGCTGACCTCGCCGCGCGCCACCGACACCTACAACGCCCCGGCGACCATTCCGTTGGCCGCCACGGCGTCGGACAGCGACGGCACCATCAGCAAGGTCGAGTTCTACGCCGGCGACACGCTGCTGGCCACCGACACCACCGCCCCGTACGCCGGCAGCTGGACCAACGTGCCGGCCGGCACGTACTCCATCACCGCCAAGGCGTACGACGACAAGGGCGCGTCCACGTCGTCCAGCCCGGTCGCGGTGAAGGTGTTGTCCGGCCCGACGATCGTGGCCTCACCGGCGACGGTCAGCGTCAAACAGGGTTCAACGGCCACCTTCGGTGTGAGCCTGGCCAGCGCCCCGACCGCCAGTGTGACCGTGAACATCGCCCGGACCTCCGGCAGCGCCGACCTGACGGCGTCGCCGACCAGCCTGACGTTCACCCCGTCGAACTGGCAGACCGCGCAGAACGTCACGGTCACCTCGGCCGACAACGGGGAGACCTGGGTTCCGCGGTCTTCACCGCCACGTCCGCCGGCTACGCGTCCGGCACGGTCACCGTGA
- a CDS encoding glycoside hydrolase family 48 protein, translated as MSKSTSDYQVEFLKQYNKIKDPNSGYFRKLGNLLVPYHSVETLVVEAPDYGHETTSEAFSYYLWLEASYGRITQDWAPFNAAWTSLETFAIPSSTDQPTNSGYNASKPATYAAEYPSPSKYPSQLQSGVSVGSDPIAGELKNAYGTSDVYGMHWLLDVDNIYGFGHCEDGTNTAPAFINTFQRGSQESVWETVTQPSCDMMKFGGKNGYLDLFTGDSSYAKQWKYTDAPDADARAVQVAFQAEQWAKAQGKSSAVADVVKKASKMGDYLRYSLFDKYFKKIGNCVGASTCAAGTGKDSEHYLISWYYAWGGSADPSNAWAWRIGDGAAHQGYQNPLAAYALSTDPGLKPLSSTGASDWATSLGRQLEFLQWLQSADGGIAGGATNSWDGQYGTPPAGDPTFYGMYYDWQPVWHDPPSNQWFGFQTWGMERVAEYYQATKDARAKKILDKWVPWAIANTTVGTGGSFQIPSDLTWTGAPDTWNASNPGGNTSLHVAVKNYSQDVGVAASLAKTLMYYAAGSGDTKSKTTAEGLLTALTGHEDAKGIAVPETRADYNRFDDAYNASTDQGLYVPPGWTGTMPDGDKISSSSTFESIRSFYKNDPDWSKVQSYLDGGPAPTFTYHRFWSQSEIATAFATHVDLFG; from the coding sequence GTGTCGAAGTCCACTTCGGACTACCAGGTGGAGTTCCTCAAGCAGTACAACAAGATCAAGGACCCGAACAGCGGCTACTTCCGCAAGCTGGGCAACCTGCTGGTGCCCTATCACTCGGTGGAGACGCTGGTCGTCGAGGCCCCGGACTACGGTCACGAGACCACCTCCGAGGCGTTCAGCTACTACCTGTGGCTGGAGGCGTCCTACGGCCGGATCACCCAGGACTGGGCCCCGTTCAACGCGGCCTGGACCTCGCTGGAGACCTTCGCCATCCCGTCCAGCACCGACCAGCCGACCAACTCCGGCTACAACGCGAGCAAGCCGGCCACCTACGCGGCCGAGTACCCGAGCCCGTCGAAGTACCCGTCACAGCTGCAGTCCGGCGTGTCCGTCGGCAGTGACCCGATCGCCGGCGAGCTGAAGAACGCTTACGGCACAAGCGATGTCTACGGCATGCACTGGCTGCTGGACGTGGACAACATCTACGGCTTCGGCCACTGCGAGGACGGCACGAACACCGCGCCGGCGTTCATCAACACCTTCCAGCGCGGCTCGCAGGAGTCGGTGTGGGAGACCGTCACGCAGCCGTCCTGCGACATGATGAAGTTCGGCGGCAAGAACGGCTACCTGGACCTGTTCACCGGGGATTCCAGCTACGCCAAGCAGTGGAAGTACACCGACGCGCCGGACGCCGACGCCCGCGCCGTGCAGGTGGCGTTCCAGGCCGAGCAGTGGGCCAAGGCCCAGGGCAAGTCCTCGGCCGTCGCCGACGTGGTCAAGAAGGCGTCCAAGATGGGCGACTACCTGCGCTACTCGCTGTTCGACAAGTACTTCAAGAAGATCGGCAACTGCGTCGGGGCGAGCACCTGCGCCGCCGGCACCGGCAAGGACAGCGAGCACTACCTGATCTCCTGGTACTACGCGTGGGGCGGCTCGGCCGACCCGTCCAACGCCTGGGCCTGGCGGATCGGTGACGGGGCCGCGCACCAGGGCTACCAGAACCCCCTTGCGGCCTACGCACTGTCCACCGATCCGGGACTGAAGCCGTTGTCCAGCACCGGGGCGAGCGACTGGGCGACCAGCCTCGGCCGGCAGCTGGAGTTCCTCCAGTGGCTGCAGTCCGCCGACGGCGGCATCGCCGGCGGCGCCACCAACAGCTGGGACGGCCAGTACGGCACGCCGCCGGCCGGCGACCCGACGTTCTACGGCATGTACTACGACTGGCAGCCGGTGTGGCACGACCCGCCGAGCAACCAGTGGTTCGGCTTCCAGACGTGGGGCATGGAGCGGGTCGCCGAGTACTACCAGGCGACCAAGGACGCCCGGGCCAAGAAGATCCTGGACAAGTGGGTGCCGTGGGCGATCGCCAACACCACCGTGGGCACCGGCGGCTCGTTCCAGATCCCGTCCGACCTGACCTGGACCGGCGCCCCGGACACGTGGAACGCCAGCAACCCCGGCGGCAACACGAGCCTGCACGTGGCGGTCAAGAACTACAGCCAGGACGTCGGTGTCGCGGCTTCGCTGGCCAAGACCCTGATGTACTACGCGGCCGGCTCCGGCGACACGAAGTCGAAGACGACGGCCGAGGGTCTGCTCACGGCGCTGACCGGGCACGAGGACGCCAAGGGCATCGCGGTGCCCGAGACGCGGGCCGACTACAACCGGTTCGATGACGCGTACAACGCCTCTACGGACCAGGGTCTGTACGTGCCGCCGGGGTGGACCGGCACCATGCCCGACGGGGACAAGATCAGCTCCAGCTCGACGTTCGAGTCGATCCGGTCCTTCTACAAGAACGACCCCGACTGGTCCAAGGTGCAGTCCTATCTGGACGGTGGCCCCGCGCCGACGTTCACCTACCACCGGTTCTGGTCCCAGTCGGAGATCGCGACCGCGTTCGCGACGCACGTCGACCTCTTCGGATGA
- a CDS encoding cellulase family glycosylhydrolase: protein MKRWLAAVAAVAGLTAVTVSPAHAAASAGYYHTVGSQIVDSTGAPVRLTGLNWFGAETANYTFHGLWSRNYKDMVDQMASLGYNAVRVPYSNQLFDPGSTPNSIDANSNPELIGLSGIQILDKVIDYIGRKGMRVVLDQHRPDSGAQSPLWYTAQYPESRWLSDWTMLAQRYKGNPTVVGMDLHNEPHTIQGGGGACWGCGDTAHDWRLAAERAGNAILAVNPDVLIIVEGIDCVSGTGDPQCGWWGGNLSGAAQYPVRLSKSDKLVYSAHEYATSVFHQTWFDDPTFPANMPALWDHFFGYLVKQHIAPVLVGEFGSTLVDPKDTVWLQKLLAYMGTGPTGMSFTYWSWNPDSGDTGGILKDDWKTVDQNKQSILQPYLIPPVGGGGGGGGGPTPPPASCAVTYHVDSSWNGGFNATVTLKDTGTAPLANWTLTWTEPGGVQILNGWNATVSQSGTTVTAKAPSWAPTLNAGASVSIGFQANGSSSGQPTGYAVDGTACGVS, encoded by the coding sequence ATGAAGCGATGGCTCGCCGCCGTTGCCGCAGTGGCCGGGCTCACCGCTGTCACGGTGAGCCCGGCCCACGCGGCCGCGAGCGCAGGCTACTACCACACGGTCGGTTCGCAGATCGTGGACTCGACCGGGGCGCCGGTCCGGCTGACCGGGCTGAACTGGTTCGGCGCGGAGACGGCCAACTACACCTTCCACGGCCTGTGGTCCCGCAACTACAAGGACATGGTCGACCAGATGGCGTCGCTGGGCTACAACGCCGTCCGGGTGCCGTACTCCAACCAGCTGTTCGACCCGGGTTCCACGCCCAACAGCATCGACGCCAACTCGAACCCGGAGCTGATCGGCCTTTCCGGCATCCAGATCCTGGACAAGGTGATCGACTACATCGGCCGCAAGGGCATGCGGGTGGTGCTCGACCAGCACCGCCCGGACAGCGGCGCGCAGTCCCCGCTGTGGTACACCGCGCAGTACCCGGAGAGCCGGTGGCTCTCCGACTGGACCATGCTCGCCCAGCGGTACAAGGGAAATCCCACCGTGGTCGGCATGGACCTGCACAACGAGCCGCACACGATCCAGGGAGGTGGCGGCGCCTGCTGGGGGTGCGGCGACACCGCCCACGACTGGCGGCTCGCCGCCGAGCGGGCCGGCAACGCCATCCTGGCGGTCAATCCGGACGTGCTGATCATCGTCGAGGGCATCGACTGCGTTTCCGGCACCGGCGATCCGCAGTGCGGCTGGTGGGGCGGCAACCTGTCGGGCGCCGCGCAGTATCCGGTTCGACTGTCCAAATCGGACAAGCTGGTGTACTCGGCCCACGAGTACGCCACCTCGGTGTTCCACCAGACCTGGTTCGACGACCCCACCTTCCCGGCCAACATGCCGGCCCTGTGGGACCACTTCTTCGGCTACCTGGTCAAGCAGCACATCGCGCCGGTGCTGGTCGGCGAGTTCGGCAGCACGCTGGTCGATCCGAAGGACACGGTCTGGTTGCAGAAGCTGTTGGCGTACATGGGAACCGGGCCGACCGGGATGAGTTTCACCTACTGGTCCTGGAACCCGGACTCCGGGGACACCGGCGGCATCCTGAAGGACGACTGGAAGACCGTCGACCAGAACAAGCAGTCGATTCTCCAGCCGTACCTGATCCCGCCGGTCGGCGGCGGCGGAGGTGGCGGTGGCGGCCCCACCCCGCCGCCTGCCTCCTGCGCGGTGACCTATCACGTCGACAGCAGCTGGAACGGCGGTTTCAACGCCACCGTCACGCTCAAGGACACCGGCACCGCTCCGCTGGCCAACTGGACGCTGACCTGGACCGAGCCCGGCGGAGTGCAGATACTCAACGGCTGGAACGCGACCGTGAGCCAGAGCGGCACGACCGTCACCGCCAAGGCTCCGAGCTGGGCACCCACGCTCAATGCCGGGGCCAGCGTGTCGATCGGCTTCCAGGCCAACGGTTCCTCGTCGGGACAGCCGACGGGGTACGCCGTGGACGGCACCGCCTGCGGGGTGAGCTGA
- a CDS encoding lytic polysaccharide monooxygenase auxiliary activity family 9 protein — MWRSLVVIAASAALVLLGAGPASAHGAMMKPGSRTFLCWEDGLTSTGQIVPQNPACSSAVNVSGTNSLYNWFAVLRSDGAGRTRGFIPDGKLCSGGNPNYAGFDQVGNWPLTHLTAGARFDFAYNAWAAHPGWFYTYVTKDGWDPTKPLTWDELEDQPFLTVDHPPVTGQVGTVNGQYDWSGALPADKTGRHIIYSVWKRSDSTETFYGCSDVTFDGGHGEVTGIKDAPPPPPPGSGDHGCMAEFAITNQWNGGYQATVQVMNHGTAPINGWTVSWTQPAGQTVNSLWNGVMSQDGSLTVVRNADWNRTVPADGSTTFGLTMNVTGSNPAQPTVNCSSP, encoded by the coding sequence ATGTGGAGATCGCTCGTCGTGATCGCGGCGAGCGCGGCACTGGTGCTGCTGGGCGCGGGACCCGCCTCGGCCCACGGCGCGATGATGAAACCCGGTAGCCGCACCTTCCTGTGCTGGGAGGACGGGCTGACCTCGACCGGCCAGATCGTGCCGCAGAACCCCGCCTGCTCGTCGGCGGTGAACGTCAGCGGCACGAATTCCCTGTACAACTGGTTCGCCGTGCTGCGGTCCGACGGCGCCGGCCGCACCCGCGGCTTCATCCCCGACGGAAAGCTGTGCAGCGGCGGCAATCCCAACTACGCCGGCTTCGACCAGGTCGGCAACTGGCCGCTCACGCACCTCACGGCCGGCGCCCGGTTCGACTTCGCCTACAACGCCTGGGCGGCGCACCCCGGCTGGTTCTACACCTACGTCACCAAGGACGGCTGGGATCCCACGAAGCCACTGACCTGGGACGAGTTGGAGGACCAGCCTTTCCTCACCGTGGACCACCCGCCGGTGACCGGCCAGGTCGGCACGGTCAACGGCCAGTACGACTGGTCGGGGGCGTTGCCGGCCGACAAGACCGGTCGGCACATCATCTACTCGGTGTGGAAGCGTTCGGACAGCACGGAAACCTTCTACGGCTGCTCCGACGTGACGTTCGACGGCGGGCACGGCGAGGTCACCGGCATCAAGGACGCGCCGCCGCCCCCGCCGCCCGGCAGCGGCGACCACGGGTGCATGGCCGAGTTCGCCATCACCAACCAGTGGAACGGCGGCTACCAGGCCACCGTGCAGGTCATGAACCACGGCACCGCGCCGATCAACGGCTGGACCGTCAGCTGGACCCAGCCGGCCGGGCAGACCGTGAACAGCCTGTGGAACGGCGTGATGAGCCAGGACGGTTCACTCACGGTCGTCCGCAACGCCGACTGGAACCGAACGGTGCCGGCCGACGGCTCGACCACGTTCGGACTCACCATGAACGTGACCGGGTCCAATCCCGCGCAGCCCACGGTGAACTGCTCTTCGCCGTGA
- a CDS encoding universal stress protein: MTSSHSRPVLVGTDGSPGARDAVVWAAREATVRGRPLHLVQAVETQWPVGYLPGSIAEYPPEPDRDQIREVLAEQLAAQAAELDQEVTTALRDGPAADVLAAEAEAVEAELVVVGGRGHSALARTLLGSTASELLHVTSRPVIVVRGTAPGSCVVIGVGGLGGGDHAARFALDFAARHKLPVRAVHGRADSLFALVAERLTTEQRNAAAAEHDVVNAAVAAEVDAWRTAHPELDIQREEVDEQPVQALLDRAGDAALLVVGSRHRGALQRVILGSISHAVVHHAPVPVAVIREPG, from the coding sequence TTGACCTCATCGCATTCTCGTCCCGTCCTGGTCGGCACCGACGGGTCGCCCGGCGCCCGGGACGCCGTGGTGTGGGCGGCGCGGGAGGCGACCGTGCGTGGCCGGCCGCTGCATCTCGTGCAGGCCGTCGAGACGCAGTGGCCGGTCGGCTACCTGCCGGGCTCGATCGCCGAGTACCCGCCGGAGCCCGACCGCGACCAGATCCGGGAGGTCCTCGCGGAGCAGTTGGCCGCGCAGGCCGCGGAGTTGGATCAGGAAGTCACGACTGCGCTGCGTGACGGCCCGGCCGCCGACGTGCTGGCGGCCGAAGCCGAGGCCGTGGAGGCCGAGCTGGTCGTCGTCGGCGGGCGCGGTCACAGTGCGTTGGCCCGCACGCTCCTCGGCTCCACGGCCTCCGAGCTCCTGCACGTGACATCGCGGCCGGTCATTGTCGTCCGAGGGACGGCTCCGGGATCGTGTGTCGTGATCGGTGTCGGCGGTCTGGGCGGCGGCGATCACGCCGCCCGCTTCGCCCTCGACTTCGCCGCACGGCACAAGCTGCCGGTGCGCGCCGTGCATGGCCGGGCCGACAGCCTGTTCGCCCTGGTCGCCGAGCGGCTGACCACTGAGCAGCGCAATGCCGCCGCGGCCGAGCACGACGTCGTGAACGCGGCCGTCGCCGCCGAGGTCGACGCGTGGCGCACGGCGCATCCCGAGCTCGACATCCAGCGCGAGGAGGTCGACGAGCAGCCCGTCCAGGCGCTGCTCGACCGTGCCGGCGACGCCGCGCTGCTGGTCGTGGGCAGCCGCCATCGCGGCGCGCTACAGCGGGTGATCCTCGGTTCGATCAGCCACGCTGTGGTCCATCACGCGCCCGTCCCGGTCGCCGTGATCCGCGAACCGGGCTGA
- a CDS encoding GAF domain-containing protein, producing the protein MEPFRQTLDAMSERVRAQDRRPDWREVLGRVLLDARPQEQPRAFLSTLLDSAAVCGSADTAVLAVLIDGGRWLRVAMTAGGFGDWAGRLIPVEGSVSALAIEAGRAVLLSDIERDSGAVRAERSVRVGPALVAPVWLNSRMVGVVALGRHIGRPEFRAGDRDMLVGFAEHMGWSLVLGEHDDEPAPITVEEYAGIATRTAAELFDVTIDLSRIGTAADEHVHRRLAGPIAALATAIERLHGRLPGGPRPDLRQQLVAALLTEAGQRGLVAHVDVPAELGPVSAQERADLAAWVERGVRIAATCAEKPHVGLMLTAERVELRYQGRRPGHHLDGVEVQDDTVVLTRAFEPQP; encoded by the coding sequence TTGGAGCCCTTCCGGCAGACGCTCGACGCCATGTCCGAACGCGTGCGGGCGCAGGACCGACGCCCGGACTGGCGCGAGGTGCTCGGCCGGGTGCTGCTCGACGCCCGCCCGCAGGAGCAGCCGCGCGCCTTCCTGAGCACGTTGCTGGACAGTGCGGCGGTGTGCGGTTCGGCCGACACCGCCGTGTTGGCGGTGCTGATCGACGGTGGACGTTGGCTGCGGGTCGCGATGACGGCCGGCGGTTTCGGCGACTGGGCCGGTCGGCTCATCCCGGTCGAGGGATCGGTGTCGGCACTGGCGATCGAAGCCGGCCGGGCCGTGCTGCTCAGCGACATCGAGCGGGACAGCGGCGCGGTGCGGGCCGAACGCAGCGTGCGGGTCGGTCCGGCGCTGGTCGCGCCGGTGTGGCTGAACTCGCGGATGGTCGGCGTGGTGGCGCTCGGCCGGCACATCGGCCGGCCGGAGTTCCGTGCCGGCGACCGGGACATGCTGGTGGGCTTCGCCGAGCACATGGGCTGGTCGCTCGTGCTCGGCGAGCACGACGACGAGCCGGCGCCGATCACCGTCGAGGAGTACGCCGGCATCGCGACCAGAACGGCGGCCGAACTCTTCGACGTCACCATCGATCTGTCGCGGATCGGCACGGCCGCCGACGAGCACGTCCACCGGCGGCTGGCCGGCCCGATCGCCGCGCTGGCCACCGCGATCGAGCGTCTGCACGGACGGCTGCCCGGTGGTCCGCGGCCGGACCTGCGTCAGCAACTCGTGGCGGCCTTGCTGACCGAAGCCGGGCAACGGGGTCTGGTGGCGCATGTCGACGTGCCCGCGGAGCTGGGGCCGGTTTCCGCCCAGGAGCGGGCCGATCTGGCGGCGTGGGTGGAGCGTGGTGTGCGGATCGCCGCGACCTGCGCGGAGAAGCCGCACGTGGGCTTGATGCTGACCGCCGAGCGCGTCGAACTCCGTTACCAGGGACGAAGACCCGGCCATCACCTGGACGGCGTGGAAGTCCAGGACGACACCGTCGTGCTCACGCGGGCCTTCGAGCCGCAGCCGTGA
- a CDS encoding bifunctional DNA primase/polymerase, which translates to MSAAARLSSAAVRRALQVAAVEYAVHGWPVVPVSFFDGRNYVCVQADCFEQTLHPVWRLWHDRASADPKVVAAWFRMLTVSVGIRTGVVFDVVSLPEVAATRVQGVLEERRTPTPVAVWRERGRRLFWVARDLPWRPALGRLDARVSSRDGWVPAPPTPTRHGPVQWAVEPAQTEWGIVQHADFLAAAASVQ; encoded by the coding sequence GTGAGCGCGGCGGCACGGCTGTCGTCCGCCGCCGTACGTCGTGCGCTCCAGGTCGCCGCCGTCGAGTACGCGGTGCATGGTTGGCCGGTGGTGCCGGTGTCGTTCTTCGACGGCCGGAACTACGTGTGTGTGCAGGCAGATTGTTTCGAGCAGACGCTGCATCCGGTGTGGCGGCTCTGGCACGACCGCGCCAGCGCGGACCCGAAGGTCGTGGCGGCGTGGTTCCGTATGCTCACCGTGTCGGTGGGCATTCGAACCGGCGTGGTGTTCGACGTCGTCAGCCTGCCCGAAGTGGCTGCTACCAGGGTGCAGGGCGTGCTCGAGGAACGCCGTACCCCTACTCCGGTTGCGGTGTGGCGGGAACGTGGCCGGCGGCTGTTCTGGGTGGCGCGGGATCTGCCGTGGCGGCCCGCGTTGGGACGGTTGGATGCCCGCGTGTCCAGCCGTGACGGGTGGGTCCCGGCCCCGCCGACCCCGACCCGGCACGGGCCGGTGCAGTGGGCGGTGGAACCGGCGCAGACCGAATGGGGCATCGTCCAGCACGCCGATTTCCTTGCCGCGGCAGCGTCCGTGCAGTGA
- a CDS encoding TIGR03617 family F420-dependent LLM class oxidoreductase, translating to MVRIDTGDMMAGPRDIGAAARRVEAAGFDGVWIAEAQHDPFVLAALAAQATTTLKVQTIVAIAFARNPMSMAVAANDTQLVSAGRFTLGLACGVESQIRHRYGMPWSRPAARIREYVLAVRAIWTAFRTGTQPDFRGDFFTHTELPPFFDPGPNPYGYPDINLSGVGRRMAEVAGEVADGFLCHNFMTERYLREVTLPALARGRARAGKTMAGFRIGPPSFLVTGADEASFQRSKDMVKQEIAFYAATASYRPVLELHGWDSLADEAVKLAADGRLDLLGPSIDDEMLAAFAIVAEPDHVADRIKARFGDIATQIIVPMPAEGHDTWSGVLAALR from the coding sequence ATGGTCCGGATCGACACCGGCGACATGATGGCTGGTCCACGGGATATTGGTGCGGCGGCAAGACGGGTGGAGGCGGCCGGGTTCGACGGTGTGTGGATCGCCGAAGCCCAACACGATCCGTTCGTGCTGGCGGCATTGGCCGCGCAGGCCACCACCACGCTGAAGGTGCAGACGATCGTGGCGATCGCGTTTGCCCGCAACCCCATGTCCATGGCCGTCGCGGCCAATGACACGCAGCTGGTGAGCGCGGGGCGGTTCACCCTTGGCCTGGCCTGTGGGGTGGAGAGCCAGATCCGGCACCGCTACGGCATGCCGTGGTCCCGCCCCGCGGCCAGGATCCGGGAGTACGTGCTGGCCGTGCGGGCCATCTGGACGGCGTTCCGCACCGGGACGCAGCCCGATTTTCGGGGCGATTTCTTCACCCACACGGAACTTCCACCGTTCTTCGACCCCGGCCCCAACCCGTACGGCTACCCGGACATCAACCTGTCCGGGGTCGGCCGGCGCATGGCGGAGGTGGCCGGTGAGGTGGCGGACGGCTTCCTGTGCCACAACTTCATGACGGAGCGCTACCTGCGGGAGGTGACCCTGCCGGCGTTGGCCCGGGGCCGGGCCCGGGCGGGAAAGACCATGGCCGGCTTCCGGATCGGGCCGCCGTCGTTCCTGGTGACCGGCGCCGACGAGGCGTCGTTCCAGCGGTCCAAGGACATGGTCAAGCAGGAGATCGCCTTCTACGCCGCCACTGCGAGCTACCGACCGGTGTTGGAGTTGCACGGCTGGGACTCGCTGGCCGACGAAGCGGTGAAGCTGGCGGCCGACGGCCGGCTCGATCTCCTGGGACCGTCGATCGACGACGAGATGCTGGCGGCCTTCGCGATCGTCGCCGAACCCGATCACGTGGCCGACCGGATCAAGGCCCGGTTCGGCGACATCGCCACCCAGATCATCGTGCCCATGCCGGCGGAAGGCCACGACACCTGGTCCGGTGTGCTGGCCGCGCTGCGGTAG